In the Brevundimonas sp. MF30-B genome, GGTCGTCTCCAGCTCGCGCTTGTTCAGCACCAGGTCGGACGCTCCGGCGCTCAGCACGCCGTTGATGCTGGACACCTCCTGACGCAGGTTCAGTGTGATCGATCCGCCCGCATTGATCTGCGGCTTGACGATCAGCTTGACGCCGATGTCCTGGCGTTGGGTCGTGCGGAACGGGTTGGTGTTGCCGTCCAGCAGAGTCTCGCCCGTGGTGATCGGCACCTCCTGCCCGACCAGGATGGTCGCCTCGGCGTTGTCCAGCGTCATCAGCGACGGGGTCTGAAGCAGGTTCGACCCCTGATCCGACTTGGCCGCATTGATGATGAAGCCGAACAGCCCGTCCGAACCGATGCGTCCCCCGCCCCCGCCGACAAAGCCGTTGGCGCCCAGCAGGCTGTTCAGCGCCAGGTTCTGCAACCGCTCACGCAGGGGATCGTCCTGATCCAACTGACCGGCGGCCGCGCCCCCCGCGATCGGCAGCAGCGGCGCGGCGCGATCCGAATAGTTGGTCAGGCCCACCGGATTGCCGTCGGACCCGGCCAGCAGCCACTGGACGCCCAGCTCGCGCACCGCCGTGTCGCTCAACTCCACGACGATGGCCTCGATCAGCACCTGCTGGCGTCGAGCATCCAGCTGACGGATCACGTCAGCCAGCATCCGCTGGGTGTCGGCCGGCGCAGAGATGACCAGGGCGTTGGCGCCGGGGAAGCGCGCCACGCTGGCCCGCTGGCCGGGCGAAGGCGCGGCCGGTGCGGCGACGGGTGCGGCCTCAGCCGCCTGAGCCCCGATCGGGGTCGGCGCGGAGGCCGTCTCAGGCGTCTGGCCGACGATCTGCTGCAGGACGGGCAGAAGCTGCTCGGCGTTGGCGTGCTCCAGGAAGACCACGCGGATGTCGGCACTGGACTGCGCCCGCGTGTCCAGGTCAAGGATCAGGCCCCGCACCCGCGCGACGGCGGTCGGATCGCCGCGCAGCACGATGGCGTTGGAGCTTTCAACCGCCGTGGCCGTCACGCCGCCCGCCGACCCGCCTGGCGCGGCCAGCACGCGCTCCAGAACGCCGGCGATCTCGCGCGCCGAGGCGTTGTCCAGCGTCACCACCTCGAACGAGGACCGATCGACGTCGATGCGGCCGACCAGGGTGCGGATGCGGCGCAGGTTATCGGCGAAGTCGGCGACCACCACGCTGTTGGCGCCGGGATTGGCCAGCACTTGTCCCTGAGGCCCCACCAGCGGGCGAATGGTCTCGGCCGCCGAGGCGGCGTCGATGTTTCGAAGCGGGAAGACTTCGGTCGAGAACCGCTCGGACCCCACCGTGGATGGGCCCTGCGCCGCGCCCTGCGCCGGGCTGATGCGATAGGCGCCCGATCCCGTCGGCGTGACGACCAATCCGTTTGCGCGCAGGGTCGACAGAAAGACCTCGAACAGTTCGGCGCGCCCCAGCGGCCGCTGGCTCGATACGGTCACCGTCCCGGTCACGGCCGGATCGACGATGAAGGTGCGGCCGGTCATGCGGGCCACGTCCTGGATAAAGGCGCGGATGTCGGCACCCTGAACGTTTAGCGTCTGAGCCTGGGCCGCCGGCGCCGCCGCAGCGGGAAGGACCGGCGCAACAGCCAGGGTCAGCGCAAGGGTGCTGCACAGGGCGCCGCGCAGGGCGGCGCGCGAACGGGGTCGCGTCATCAGGGACGGGTCCTCAGGGTTGTCGCGCGGGCTTCGCCGTCGCGCTCGTATCGGATCTCGACCGACGCCTTGTCGGCCAGCTGCGTACGCAGCGACGCCAGGGCCTGAGGCGAGTTCAGCTCGGTCCCGTCGACCGCCAGGATCACGTCCCCGGCCTGAAGGCCGGCGCCCCTGAACAGAGCAGCATCAGGGCCGTGGGCGATGCTGAGACCGCGCATGGTCAGGCCCTGCATCCGGGGCCGCAAGGCGCTCGCCAGACGCGCCGGATCGACGGCGGCGGGCGCGGGGGGCGGGGCGACGACCTGCTCGCCTTCGGGCGGCGGTGGAGGTGGGGGCGCGCCCACGGGAACCTCGGCAAACTCAAGCCGTGTCAGAGCCGCGCCGCGCGCTAGCACGACATGGTCCGCGCCGGCTTCGCGCAGGACCAGGCCGGGTTCGACGTCTTCCCCCACGCCGATCGAGATCTGCCGGCCATCGGCAAGTCCGATGATAGCCGAGCCCTGCGGGCCCGAGCGGACGCCGTAAAGCCGCATCTGGCCGGCGGCTCCGGTCTGGGTTCCCGCCAGCGACCCGGCTTCGCCGGTGCGGAAGAAGGCGTCGAACCGTGACAGGATCGACAGGTCGGGCGCCGGCCTTTCGACCGGCTTGGCAGACGGCTCCGTCGCGAACAATGGCCAAGCCGCGCGCCCCGACTGGACCACCAGCAGGGCGATCAGCGTCGCCTCTATCGCCCGGCGGGCGAGGATGGGTCGCGTTACGACCGCCTCGCGCGCCGAAGCCAGGAACTGGGGAATGCCGCGGATCACCAAACGCCCCTCGGCCCATCGGGGCCTGTCGAGCGATGTCTAGCGGCGCAGACGTGACGCTGCTTGATCGCTGGCGCGACAGTCCCGCGACGCTACCGTGACAGCGTCCGGATCAGAACCGGGCCGTCAGGCTGATCGAACCGGAAACGCCCAGGTCGTAGCCGTTGACGATCACTCGCTGGCCCAGCTCCTGATACTCGAGAAAGTCCTCGTTCAGCAGGTTGCGCAGCTCCAGGGCGAAGCCGAAGGTGCGCTGGCCGACGTCGAAATCCTTGCGGTAGACGAAGTCCAGCATCACGCCGGGCCGCTGGATCAGGTCGGGCTCGCCCGGGCGACCACGCGCCGAGCTGCGCTCGGACACATAGTTGGCGATCAGCGTCGCCTGCGACCGCGCCGCATCGTCTTCCCAGCCCAGCTGCAGGTTGGCGACGTGCTCGGACTGCCCCTGAAGGCGGCTGCCATCGATGATGTAAAAGCTGGCCGGCTGGGCCACGCCCAGACTGTTCTGGGTGATGACGGTGTCGCCGTCCTTCACCTGAACCTCTGAGTCGGCCCAGGTGTAGTTGCCCTGCACCAGCCAGCGCTTGTCGGCGACGAAGCCCAGGCCCGCGTTGGGGAAGTCGAAGTACTTTTTCGCTTCCACCTCGAAGCCCCGCACGACGGCGGCCGGCGCGTTCAGGAAGGTCTGCGAGATCGAGGCGCCCTGATCGACGACGCTGGATTCAACAGGCTTGTCCAGGTCCTTGTAGAAGACGCCAGCCGTCACATACTGGCCGCTGGCGAAGTACCATTCGAGTCGCGCGTCCAGGTTCACGATCTCGGTGTTCACCAGATAGGGGTTGCCGATGAAGGTGCGGTCGCTCTCTGTGTCGGTGTACTGCTGGGGCGCCAGTTCGCGGAACTGGGGCCGGCCCAGCGTCTTGGACGCGCCGACGCGCAGCTGCATGTCCTCGGCGAAGTTCCAGGTCAGTGTGGCCGCCGGCAGGATGTAGTCCTGCTCGATCTGGGTCGGCAGGAAGCCGGTCTGGCCGCCGAACAGGTCGATCGGCGTCACGCTCTGCCGGCCGTCTTCGTAACGCGCGCCCAGGGTCAGATTGACCAGAGGCAGCACCTCGGCCTCGACCTGGGCATAGCCGGCCCAGACACGCATGTCCGCCTCATAGGCCGCCGCCCCGTTGGAGCCGGTGACCTCTTCAATCTGCAGCACTGGGCCGATGTTGAAGTCCGAGAACAGATAGTCCACCCGCGAGCGGACCTGCTCCTGGCTAAGACCGTTAGGCGCGATGAAGCGCAGGCTGCGCTGCACGCTGTCGCGCTGATTGTCATAGCCCGAGACGCCGACAGTGAACTTCGCCTCGCGGGCGCTCGACAGCGGCAGGATGTAGCTTAGGTCCGCGCCCCCGCTGGTCACCGTATCGTCCAGTTCACTGAACGAGATGCGATTGGATTGGATGTTGTGCACGAATGTCCCGTCCGGCAGCTGGCCATAGCCGAAGCGGGTCTCATAGGGCGCATCGCGCGAGGTCTGGGCCCAGCTGCCGCGCCATTCCAGCTCCCACTCGTCGCGACCGCCGAAATAATGCTCGCCCGACAGCTGGGTCGAGAAAAGCTCGCGCTCGAACCATTCGGTGTAGTCGTCGCGCGTGTTGTTGCCGGTCAGGTCGTTGAAGCCCTCGCGGCTGCGCGTGGCCTTGGTGACGTTGCGGACATACAGGTTGGTCCACTTCACCGTATTGGGGCCGTTCTCCAGGCTCAGCGAGCCGAACAGGTCCACACCGACGTTGTTCTGGGTGTTTTGGAAGTCGTAGTCGGCCTGGGCCTCGATCTGGCCCTGCGACAGGCGGCCTTCCTGCTGCACGCCGACGCGCCGGCGCCAGGCGTTGTCATAGGCCGCCACGAACACGGCGCCGACCTCGCCCAGGCCCGTCTGCATCGAGTTCCCGCCGCTCAGCTTGACGCCGAAGTTGGCCGGGAGCGTCTCGCGCTGAAGAAGGCGCAGCGGCGCATTGATCAGCGACTGTCCGATCTGCCGCAGTTGGGCGTCGGAGTAGTTCTGTCCGGCCAGAATGCGATTGCCCGACTGGAAGGCCAGACGCAGTTCGCCGGGCACGTCGCGCGTGCCGTCGTCGAAACTTGTGAAATCCGTCCGCGAGCCAAAATGGATCAGGCCTTCGCGGCCGGTCGTCTCACTGTTCGCGCCAACCGACAGGCTGAAATTAAGGAAGGGCTCGCGCGGCGTGGCCAAGGTCGTCAGGTCGATGACGCCGCCCCCGAACTCGCCGGGATAGCGGGCGGAATAGGTCTTCTGCACCGTCACGCCAGCCAGGATGTCGGCAGGGAACAGGTCCAGAGGCACGACCCGCTGCAGCGGCTCGGGGCTGGGCAGCGGCGATCCGTTGAGCAGGGCCGACGAATAGCGCTCGCCCAGTCCGCGTACATAGACAAAGCGTCCCTCCACGATCGACAGGCCGGTCACGCGCGTCAACGCCTCGGCCGCCGAACTGTCGCCAGTGCGCGCCAGATCTTCAGACGTCAGGAAGGCGGCGACCTCGGAGCTCTGGCGATTGGGCTCGGGGATGTTGCGGCCCAGGACGACGATCTCGCCAAGCGCCGCGGGCTGGTCCTGTTCACCGATCTCCGGCTGCACGGCGGCGGGGCCCGACAAGGGCGCGGCGGCGGACTGCGCAGCAGCGGCGCCGGGCAGTGTAAGGGCGCTGGTCGCCATAAGGGCGCCGGCCAGGGTCAGGGTCACGGTCTTCATTCTGGGCCTCGGAAGGGATCTCGACGGGAAAAGGAGGATCGGGGGGCGGTCATCCGCCCCCCGTCCGTCGTCAGCAGGTCGATCCGGCCTGCAGGCCGCAGGTCCAGCCCAGGTACCAGGTGTCCGCCGCGTTACGGACCGCGCCGATGTAGGTCACCGGCTGGAACCAGCTGTAGATCGTCTGCGGGTTCACCGGGGCCACGGCGGTCTCGTTGGCGCCGTTGATGAAGGCCAGGCTGGTGTTCTGCATCGTGGCGCCGGCCGGGGCGGTCATGGTCGACGTGCCGTTGGCGGTGTTGCCGGTGTTGGTGCCGCTGATGAAGATGGCCGCCGTCGCCGCCGCATTAACGTTCGCATCGTCTTCATACGGACGCGAGCAGGCGAAATAGACCGAGCGGAAGATGGGGCCGTTGGCCACCGTCTGGGCGTCGTCGATGTCCAGGCAGGCGGCCGCCGAGGTCGAGGGATTGGTGAAGACCGAGTTCAGGATGGTCGGCTGAACGCCCGTGTTCAGGGTGACGATGGCGTCGGCGGCCACGGCGGCGTTGCGGCCGACAATGGTCCAGTTGGACACACGCGGCTGGGTGTAGAAGGTCGTGCCAGTTGGAGCAGCGGACCATTCGAAACCGCGGCTGCCGTTGGTCACGGCCGTCGGACGCTGAGTGACGATGCCGAACTGGGCGCCGCCGCGCCAGCCGGTGTCGACGTCGAAGCCGTCGTCGTCCGCTCCGTTGATGACGATGTAGCGCAGGTTGACGGTGCCGCCGAAGATTTCGATGCCGTCATCTGAGCTGTTGTAGGACTGGACGTATTCAACCGTGGTGCCGCGGCCGACACCGGCCAGCGTCAAGGCCTGAAGCTCGTTGTTGGGCGAGATTTCAAAGCCGGAATAGTTGATCTGCACGTAGCGCAGCCGGCCCGAGTTATCGTCGGGGCTGTTGCCGCCGTAGTTGGCGCTGGTGCCTTCCACGACGCCCACGCAGGCCTCGTTCGGCGCGGTCACGCCGACCGGGCAGACGGCGCCCGGCGCGCGGCCGGCCAGGACGATGCCGCCCCACTGGCCCTGCGAGTTGGCCGTGGTCTGGCCCTCGATGTTCTGGCGGCTTGTGAAGATGATCGGGTTGGTGGCCGTGCCCTCGGCGAAAATCTGCGAGCCGCGGTTGACCAGAAGATAATCCGAGCCTCCCGAGGCGAAGACCTTGACGCCCGCCTCGATGGTCAACACGCCCTGTTGGCTGCCCGCCACCGGCGCGTTCGGATTGGCGCCGCGGTCGGTGCCGACCTCGGTGCGGCCGCTGATGGCGTAGATGGTGCCTGCCCGCAACGGCAGCGTCAGGTTGCCCAGAATCTGCTGGGGCAGTTGGCAGGCGCGCAGCGTGCCGTTAGCCACCACGCCGATATTCGACAGGCCGGTCGGGCAGTCGGCCGCCGGCGTCCCCGGGGGCGGCGTCGTCGGAGGCGGCGTTGTCCCGCCGCCGCCGCCGAAGCCGCCCTCGCCAGGCGAAGCCACTTCGGCGGATCCGCAGGCCGAGAGCAGCAGAGCGCTGGCCGCGACGGTCAGCAGGGATTTCAGTTTCAAGCCGGTCATTTTGGTCACCGTGACTGCCAATGGTTTCGGCAGACACGGAGCGGAGCGTCATGCTCCGACCCGATAGCGCTTAGCGCCTTCGCCCGCCCAATGCCGCAGTAGCGGAGCGGTATGACGGTCTCTCACGGTTTGGGTGACGCCTGCCGCAATGTTCGGCAACGCTTCCGAGACGCAGATGTGACGTTCAGATGTTGTCAGAGGCTTATCGGGCCATTTGGAAGCGGCGCCGAAAGGCTCCGAAAGGCCTGATTATTCCCACCCGCCCATGGCAATGCACGCCGTGCAATAAATGCCACAGCGTATTGCTGTCACGGCCGGCTATCTTTGGGTTAGAGCACCCGCTGTTTATCGGCATCGGCCAGCGAACGCAGGGCTAGGCTTGAGCACCGGACGTCGACACCGGTGGCGACGGTGCCCGCCCCACCTAACCCGATGTCGGCAGTGCGCCAGAACCGGACATTCCGATCAAAGCCAATAGGCGACCTTGCACCAACGCTATCCGAGCCGGCGGATGAGCGCCTTGCTCAAGGAATGGATCGTCAAATAGGTCTCGCCATCAAGCTCATAGCCCTGCGAAGAGTGGCGAATGACGACGGTGGCTCCTGCCCGGGAGCCACTGACCCCGAAGTCCAACCTTTTAATGGCGTGTCCCAGCCAGACGGCCGCAGGACCGTCGGCTTCGATGAAAGCCGTTCCACGGCTGGTCCCCCGCGTTTCGAACCGGCCGCTCGTCAGCGAGAACGCCAGATTGGCCTGATCGAACGCCTTGCCGATCGCGCCGGACAAGGCGACATCCTCCGGCGCGCCATCAACGAAGCGGCCATCGCCCGGCAGCAGCCAGATCCGGTCGGCGGCATTGAGCGATAGCTCCAGATCGTGACTGGACAGAATGATCGAGACGTCTGTTTCACGAGCGATCCGGCGCAGGGTCGCCGTGATGGTCACACGACTGGGCAGGTCCAGGAAGGCGGTGATCTCATCCAGCAACATGACCTGCGGGCGTTGAGCCAGGGCTCTCGCGATCATGACCCGCTGCCGCTCGCCGTCCGACAGGCTATCGACGAAGCGGTCGCGCAGCTGCTCGCCGTCGACCTGTTTCAGGACGTCGTCGCAAATCTCGTGATCCTCGTCCGAGAGCGACCCCATCCAGCCCGTGTAGGGTTGGCGGCCCATCTCGACCAGTTCATGGACCCGCAGCGAGCCGACTTGGGGTCGATCGGTTAGAACTACGGCGACCTTGCGCGCCCGCTCGGCGGCGGGCCAGCGCCGCACCGGCCGCCCGTCGAGACAGGCCTCGCCTTCGACGGCCGGAATGAAGCCCGCCAGCGTCCGCAGCAGGGTGGACTTGCCCTGGCCGTTCCGCCCCAGCAGGCAGATGAACTCGCCGGGTTCGACGACGACCTTCTCAAGCGTCGAAAGGACGGTTCGGTCATAGCCGATCCGGAGGGTGTCTATCGTGTACATCAGCCCTCCCCGCCGCGAAGATTGCGCGACTTCAGCAAGAGCAGGATCACCAGCGGGGCGCCGATCAGCGCGAGGATGGCGTTGAGGTGCAGGAAATGCTGCTCCCACGGCAGGTGGACCACCAGGTCCGCCGCCAAGGCCAAGACCGCCCCGATCAGGGCGGTCGCCGGGATCAGGCCGCCGATCCGCGCCGAGCCGAGTAGGCCTCGCGCGAGATGCGGCACGATCAGGCCCACGAAGGCCACGGGACCACAGAAGGCCGTCACGGGCGCGGCTAGCAGAATGGTCGTCCCGAGCACCAGCCGGCGCAGGCGGGGCACGTTCACGCCGAGGCTCTCGGCATAGACGTCACCCAGCAGGAGCGCGGTCAGGGGCTTGGCGAGAACGACGGCGCCGACAAGCCCGATCGCCAGCAAGGGGGCCAGGGTCGCGAAGTCGCCCCAGACGACATTGGCAAAGGTGGCGTCGTTCCAGGCCGCGAAGATCCGTCCCTGGCTGCGGTTGGTGAAATGCAGCAAGACGCTGATCAGCCCTTGGGCGAGGAAGCCCAACATGAGCCCCAGCACCAGAAGGGTGACGGTGCCCACCCGGCGCGCCATGGCGCTCATGGCCAGCGCCACGCCGAGCGTCCCCAGCACCGAGCCGGCGACGACGCCCAAGCCGGCGAAGCCTGTCAGGATCATCAGGAAGCCGGGACCGACGACAGCGCCGGCGACGACGACCAGGGCCGCGCCGAACTGCCCCCCCGCCATCAGACCCAGTGACCATGCATCCGCCAGCTTGTTGCGGAACAGGGTCTGCATCAGCAAACCGGCCAAGCCGAGCGCCGCGCCGCCGATCACGGCCGCCAGCACCCGAGGCAACCGAAGATCAACGACAATGCGCGACTCCATCGACCCCGATCCGATCGAGCCCAGGCCGGACATCACCTCTCCTGGGCTGAGCATGACCTGACCGATCATCAGGCTGGCCAGGATCACGATCAGGAGGATGAGAACCAGCCCCCCTTCAACAAGCGCGGGCCGCGCGAAGGCGGAGGTCATCGGTAGACGCCCCGAGCGACGGGCTTGAGGAAGCGGAAGGATTCAGTGACCAGCTCCGGATGCAGCGCCTTCACGAAATCCGCCAGAACCCAGTCGGGCCGGACGAAGGCGGTCTGGTACCAGTCATAAGCGTTGGCGGAGAGATTGCTGCGACCGGTGTTGGCGAACAACCTTCCGGCGCGGAAGGCCGGTGAGACACCCTCCACCACCGTGCTGCGCGGCGGGGCCGCGTGCAGATCACCGACGATCCAGACCTCGGCCTGATCCGC is a window encoding:
- the gspD gene encoding type II secretion system secretin GspD gives rise to the protein MTRPRSRAALRGALCSTLALTLAVAPVLPAAAAPAAQAQTLNVQGADIRAFIQDVARMTGRTFIVDPAVTGTVTVSSQRPLGRAELFEVFLSTLRANGLVVTPTGSGAYRISPAQGAAQGPSTVGSERFSTEVFPLRNIDAASAAETIRPLVGPQGQVLANPGANSVVVADFADNLRRIRTLVGRIDVDRSSFEVVTLDNASAREIAGVLERVLAAPGGSAGGVTATAVESSNAIVLRGDPTAVARVRGLILDLDTRAQSSADIRVVFLEHANAEQLLPVLQQIVGQTPETASAPTPIGAQAAEAAPVAAPAAPSPGQRASVARFPGANALVISAPADTQRMLADVIRQLDARRQQVLIEAIVVELSDTAVRELGVQWLLAGSDGNPVGLTNYSDRAAPLLPIAGGAAAGQLDQDDPLRERLQNLALNSLLGANGFVGGGGGRIGSDGLFGFIINAAKSDQGSNLLQTPSLMTLDNAEATILVGQEVPITTGETLLDGNTNPFRTTQRQDIGVKLIVKPQINAGGSITLNLRQEVSSINGVLSAGASDLVLNKRELETTLVVDDGDIAVAGGLLDQNDRLDVQKVPGLGDIPVVGGLFRSTSRQRGRTNLMIFIRPTIIRSPADAQALTADRWGYMRGEQLRADPTREPSLDEMLRDYMRTQPPAAPSVLDRPAPGPAAPTVPVEAQSLPPAGPSAGGA
- a CDS encoding type II secretion system protein N, which codes for MIRGIPQFLASAREAVVTRPILARRAIEATLIALLVVQSGRAAWPLFATEPSAKPVERPAPDLSILSRFDAFFRTGEAGSLAGTQTGAAGQMRLYGVRSGPQGSAIIGLADGRQISIGVGEDVEPGLVLREAGADHVVLARGAALTRLEFAEVPVGAPPPPPPPEGEQVVAPPPAPAAVDPARLASALRPRMQGLTMRGLSIAHGPDAALFRGAGLQAGDVILAVDGTELNSPQALASLRTQLADKASVEIRYERDGEARATTLRTRP
- a CDS encoding TonB-dependent receptor domain-containing protein, translating into MKTVTLTLAGALMATSALTLPGAAAAQSAAAPLSGPAAVQPEIGEQDQPAALGEIVVLGRNIPEPNRQSSEVAAFLTSEDLARTGDSSAAEALTRVTGLSIVEGRFVYVRGLGERYSSALLNGSPLPSPEPLQRVVPLDLFPADILAGVTVQKTYSARYPGEFGGGVIDLTTLATPREPFLNFSLSVGANSETTGREGLIHFGSRTDFTSFDDGTRDVPGELRLAFQSGNRILAGQNYSDAQLRQIGQSLINAPLRLLQRETLPANFGVKLSGGNSMQTGLGEVGAVFVAAYDNAWRRRVGVQQEGRLSQGQIEAQADYDFQNTQNNVGVDLFGSLSLENGPNTVKWTNLYVRNVTKATRSREGFNDLTGNNTRDDYTEWFERELFSTQLSGEHYFGGRDEWELEWRGSWAQTSRDAPYETRFGYGQLPDGTFVHNIQSNRISFSELDDTVTSGGADLSYILPLSSAREAKFTVGVSGYDNQRDSVQRSLRFIAPNGLSQEQVRSRVDYLFSDFNIGPVLQIEEVTGSNGAAAYEADMRVWAGYAQVEAEVLPLVNLTLGARYEDGRQSVTPIDLFGGQTGFLPTQIEQDYILPAATLTWNFAEDMQLRVGASKTLGRPQFRELAPQQYTDTESDRTFIGNPYLVNTEIVNLDARLEWYFASGQYVTAGVFYKDLDKPVESSVVDQGASISQTFLNAPAAVVRGFEVEAKKYFDFPNAGLGFVADKRWLVQGNYTWADSEVQVKDGDTVITQNSLGVAQPASFYIIDGSRLQGQSEHVANLQLGWEDDAARSQATLIANYVSERSSARGRPGEPDLIQRPGVMLDFVYRKDFDVGQRTFGFALELRNLLNEDFLEYQELGQRVIVNGYDLGVSGSISLTARF
- a CDS encoding ABC transporter ATP-binding protein, producing MYTIDTLRIGYDRTVLSTLEKVVVEPGEFICLLGRNGQGKSTLLRTLAGFIPAVEGEACLDGRPVRRWPAAERARKVAVVLTDRPQVGSLRVHELVEMGRQPYTGWMGSLSDEDHEICDDVLKQVDGEQLRDRFVDSLSDGERQRVMIARALAQRPQVMLLDEITAFLDLPSRVTITATLRRIARETDVSIILSSHDLELSLNAADRIWLLPGDGRFVDGAPEDVALSGAIGKAFDQANLAFSLTSGRFETRGTSRGTAFIEADGPAAVWLGHAIKRLDFGVSGSRAGATVVIRHSSQGYELDGETYLTIHSLSKALIRRLG
- a CDS encoding iron ABC transporter permease codes for the protein MTSAFARPALVEGGLVLILLIVILASLMIGQVMLSPGEVMSGLGSIGSGSMESRIVVDLRLPRVLAAVIGGAALGLAGLLMQTLFRNKLADAWSLGLMAGGQFGAALVVVAGAVVGPGFLMILTGFAGLGVVAGSVLGTLGVALAMSAMARRVGTVTLLVLGLMLGFLAQGLISVLLHFTNRSQGRIFAAWNDATFANVVWGDFATLAPLLAIGLVGAVVLAKPLTALLLGDVYAESLGVNVPRLRRLVLGTTILLAAPVTAFCGPVAFVGLIVPHLARGLLGSARIGGLIPATALIGAVLALAADLVVHLPWEQHFLHLNAILALIGAPLVILLLLKSRNLRGGEG